Proteins found in one Quercus robur chromosome 2, dhQueRobu3.1, whole genome shotgun sequence genomic segment:
- the LOC126697074 gene encoding uncharacterized protein LOC126697074 has product MRVGETLRSYASRYWELYNEIDGGNEKIAASTFRIGLPKDSELRESLTKRPLEDMRQLMRRIEEYKRLEDDRLQNKGKAPLLGRSRQGVIPTRPKKDFRMQEPKAQIEGVIVAFKEPMHKILDRIKNESFFSGLRKPGYRPGCSAKKESPPTTAGSDRSHPRCPKGTAAAKGVLTVACTEGESPEKRMKVGWLTISFGEEDLEGTIQPHDDALVVTARISGFLVKRVMIDQGSGVDVMYLDLFEGLGLKSQDLAKYNTPLVSFDGRVVVPEGQISLSVDMEGKEVIVTFIVVRSFSPYTAILGRPWIHAMKAVPSTLHVKVKFPTKYGVVVVRGNQRVARQCLVATVRWKSEQLGQAGETEKETL; this is encoded by the exons ATGAGGGTCGgtgaaacccttcggagttacgCCAGCCggtactgggaactctacaacgagatCGATGGAGGAAATGAGAAGATAGCggcaagcaccttcaggatAGGGCTCCCCAAAGATTCTGAATTACGGGAGTCGTTGACGAAAAGACCTctcgaggatatgaggcaacttatGAGGCGCATTGAGGAGTATAAACGCCTGGAAGATGATCGGCTACAAAATAAGGGGAAAGCCCCATTACTAGGGAGATCTCGGCAGGGCGTTATCCCGACAAGACCAAAAAAAGATTTCAGGATGCAAGAACCAAAGGCGCAAATTGAGGGAGTTATTGTGGCGTTCAAAGAACCTATGCACAAAATTCTAGATCGGATTAAGAATGAATCATTCTTCAg tgGACTCCGCAAACCGGGATACCGGCCAGGGTGTTCAGCAAAAAAGGAATCCCCTCCCACCACCGCTGGGAGTGATCGAAGTCATCCACGCTGCCCCAAGGGTACAGCAGCAGCTAAAGGGGTACTGACAGTGGCTTGCACGGAAGGAGAATCACCCGAGAAGAGGATGAAAGTTGGTTGGCTAACCATCTCTTTCGGTGAAGAAGACTTAGAAGGGACGATCCAACCTCATGATGATGCGTTGGTAGTAACAGCTCGGATAAGCGGGTTCTTGGTAAAAAGAGTGATGATAGACCAAGGAAGCGGAGTCGATGTGATGTACCTGGATCTGTTCGAAGGGCTCGGATTGAAGAGTCAGGACTTAGCGAAGTATAACACGCCactggtctcgtttgacggaaGGGTCGTGGTTCCCGAAGGGCAAATTTCTCTCTCGgtggacatggaaggcaaggaaGTAATAGTgaccttcatagtagtccgGTCATTCTCACCGTACACTGCAATCTTGGGAAGGCCGTGGATCCACGCAATGAAGGCCGTTCCGTCCACCCTGCACGTGAAAGTGAAATTTCCCACCAAGTATGGAGTCGTCGTGGTGCGAGGGAACCAACGAGTGGCTAGGCAGTGTCTGGTCGCCACGGTCAGATGGAAGAGCGAACAGCTTGGACAAGCGGGGGAGACCGAAAAAGAAACTTTATAG